A window from Streptomyces sp. NBC_00299 encodes these proteins:
- a CDS encoding serine hydrolase domain-containing protein: MADIQGTYDDLFTAVPNALAAMLDAGDAGGSVAVFVDGAPVVDVWGGFADADRTVPWERDTIVNVWSVTKTMTALCALVLADRGELDPDAAVSRYWPEFAAAGKEKVLVRHLLAHTAGLPDWDGPVEELYDWPAATARLAARAARWEPGSAAGYHSLTQGFLVGEVVRRITGRSVGEFLAEEVTGPLGADFHIGLAAEHDHRVAPSIPPTGQGEDYAASASAGPSGSEAGNGVRVRDGNSLAWRRAQIPAASGFGNARSVALVQSLPACGGEVNGVRLLSRAGCDRAWEEQFAGDDRVLGMPMRWGLGYGLFGTTYGWGGWGGSLVMIEPDSRLAVAYVTQQMREPAKDTRGLEIVAAAYEGLQGLR; encoded by the coding sequence ATGGCCGACATTCAGGGCACGTACGACGACCTGTTCACCGCGGTGCCGAACGCGCTGGCCGCGATGCTGGACGCGGGGGACGCGGGCGGTTCCGTCGCGGTCTTCGTGGACGGCGCACCGGTCGTGGACGTCTGGGGCGGGTTCGCGGACGCCGACCGCACCGTCCCGTGGGAGCGCGACACGATCGTCAACGTCTGGTCGGTGACCAAGACGATGACGGCCCTGTGCGCCCTTGTCCTGGCCGACCGCGGCGAGCTCGACCCGGACGCAGCGGTCTCCCGCTACTGGCCGGAGTTCGCGGCGGCGGGCAAGGAGAAGGTGCTCGTACGGCACCTGCTCGCGCACACCGCCGGTCTGCCCGACTGGGACGGGCCTGTCGAGGAGCTGTACGACTGGCCCGCCGCCACAGCACGGCTCGCCGCGCGGGCCGCTCGGTGGGAGCCGGGCAGCGCGGCCGGCTACCACTCGCTCACGCAGGGATTCCTGGTGGGCGAGGTCGTACGGCGGATCACCGGCCGCAGCGTGGGCGAGTTCCTCGCCGAGGAGGTGACCGGGCCGCTGGGCGCGGACTTCCACATCGGGCTGGCCGCCGAGCACGACCATCGGGTCGCGCCCTCGATTCCGCCCACCGGACAGGGCGAGGACTACGCGGCGAGCGCCTCCGCGGGCCCCTCGGGTTCCGAGGCGGGCAACGGCGTCCGCGTCCGCGACGGCAACAGCCTGGCCTGGCGCCGCGCCCAGATCCCCGCGGCGAGCGGCTTCGGCAACGCACGTTCCGTGGCCCTCGTACAGTCCCTGCCGGCCTGCGGGGGAGAGGTGAACGGGGTCCGGCTGCTGTCCCGAGCCGGTTGCGACCGCGCTTGGGAGGAGCAGTTCGCCGGCGACGACCGCGTCCTCGGCATGCCCATGCGGTGGGGCCTCGGGTACGGCCTGTTCGGCACCACGTACGGCTGGGGCGGCTGGGGCGGCTCCCTCGTGATGATCGAGCCCGACAGCCGGCTGGCGGTGGCGTACGTGACGCAGCAGATGCGCGAGCCTGCCAAGGACACCCGGGGGCTGGAGATCGTGGCGGCCGCGTATGAGGGGCTTCAGGGGCTGCGCTGA
- a CDS encoding alpha-L-fucosidase, translated as MAVSRRVFVATAAVLAATGTTRPALAAPAAASSDVRYRIPVSPDDTEADLVRKASQVRPTARQIAWQRLERTAFLHFGVNTFTGLEWGTGDEDPDVFQPTGLDTDQWARALRDGGFRLAILTVKHHDGFVLYPSRYTDHSVASSSWREGRGDVLRSFADSMRRYGIKVGVYISPADENQYLHGVYANGSTRTDHTIPTPVEADDRTPAASRTYTLPATDYGAHMLNQLYEVLTEYGPIDEVWFDGAQGRIPPDKVEKYDWDSWYTLVRSLAPDAAIAVSGPDVRWVGNEGGLAREDEWSVVPVQEKDYGRTDYALAYDAPDMGSRAALVQARPVADHLQWWPAECDVSIRDGWFYHADQQPKSVEQLTDIYFRSVGRNSVLLLNIPPDTDGLLPAADVARLREFRERVDRELPEDLARDGRTTASPGRVTVDLGGEREADRIRLAEDIRHGQQVESFVVEVQRDGAWTEVTRAGAIGASRILLLAAPVRARRWRVRVTGSRAAVRIAEFGLYRSRV; from the coding sequence ATGGCCGTTTCCCGACGCGTCTTCGTCGCGACAGCCGCCGTCCTCGCCGCGACCGGCACGACAAGACCCGCCCTCGCGGCACCCGCGGCCGCTTCGAGCGACGTCCGCTACCGCATCCCCGTCAGCCCCGACGACACCGAGGCCGACCTGGTCCGCAAGGCCTCCCAAGTCCGCCCCACCGCACGGCAGATCGCCTGGCAGCGGCTGGAGCGCACCGCGTTCCTGCACTTCGGCGTGAACACCTTCACCGGTCTGGAGTGGGGCACCGGCGACGAGGACCCGGACGTGTTCCAGCCGACCGGCCTCGACACCGACCAGTGGGCCCGCGCCCTGCGTGACGGCGGCTTCCGGCTCGCCATCCTCACCGTCAAGCACCACGACGGCTTCGTGCTGTACCCGTCCCGCTACACCGACCACTCGGTGGCATCGAGCAGCTGGCGCGAAGGCCGGGGCGACGTGCTGCGTTCCTTCGCCGACTCCATGCGCCGGTACGGCATCAAGGTCGGCGTCTACATCTCACCGGCCGACGAGAACCAGTACCTCCACGGCGTGTACGCCAACGGCAGCACCCGCACCGACCACACCATCCCGACCCCCGTCGAGGCCGACGACCGCACCCCGGCGGCGTCCCGCACGTACACCCTCCCGGCCACCGACTACGGCGCCCACATGCTCAACCAGCTCTACGAGGTGCTCACGGAGTACGGCCCGATCGACGAGGTCTGGTTCGACGGCGCTCAGGGCCGCATCCCGCCGGACAAGGTGGAGAAGTACGACTGGGACAGCTGGTACACCCTGGTCCGCTCGCTCGCGCCCGACGCCGCGATCGCCGTGTCCGGCCCGGACGTGCGGTGGGTCGGCAACGAGGGTGGGCTTGCCCGGGAGGACGAGTGGAGCGTCGTACCGGTACAGGAGAAGGACTACGGCCGGACGGACTACGCCCTCGCGTACGACGCCCCCGACATGGGCAGCCGTGCAGCGCTGGTGCAGGCCCGGCCCGTCGCCGACCACCTCCAGTGGTGGCCGGCCGAGTGCGACGTCTCCATCCGGGACGGCTGGTTCTACCACGCCGACCAACAGCCGAAGAGCGTCGAGCAGTTGACGGACATCTACTTCCGGTCCGTGGGCCGCAACTCGGTGCTCCTGCTCAACATCCCGCCGGACACGGACGGCCTGCTGCCCGCCGCTGACGTGGCACGGCTGCGGGAGTTCCGCGAGCGCGTGGACCGCGAGCTGCCGGAGGACCTGGCGCGCGACGGTCGTACGACCGCGTCGCCGGGCCGGGTCACCGTCGACCTCGGCGGCGAGCGGGAGGCGGACCGGATCCGGCTGGCGGAGGACATCCGGCACGGGCAGCAGGTGGAGAGCTTCGTCGTCGAGGTGCAGCGGGACGGTGCCTGGACGGAGGTGACCCGGGCCGGCGCGATCGGCGCGAGCCGGATCCTGCTCCTGGCGGCTCCGGTGCGGGCCCGGCGGTGGCGGGTACGGGTGACCGGCTCGCGGGCCGCGGTGCGCATCGCGGAGTTCGGGCTGTACCGGTCACGGGTCTGA
- a CDS encoding beta-N-acetylhexosaminidase, which translates to MRRRWRSSGVLAALMLLLAAPVPALAEGDQETPVTVPALADWTPSSGSYTYGRSARLVADSEGERRVAGTLADDLNDAGHGRVPVVRGGARPGDIVIDVQPSRTSLGAEGYQLRADKRLSVTAATETGAFYGTRTLLQLLARGDRIPAGHTVDIPRYKERGVGVCACYINISMPWLENLVREMAYHKLNQLLLELKVKSEAHPEANTWGYYTKDEIRRLVALGKRYHVEIIPEINSPGHMDPWIENRPDLQLTDSDGNKQPSRLDITRPESFAYYTSLIDEYAEVFPATSWHMGADEYMLGSDFAKYPQILKYAQDKYGPDATPQDAFIDFVNRVHAYAGDKGKKLRIWNDGLTGANTVPVTAGTTVEHWLNVAVKPSQLRHRGYPLMNAAYALYLVRGGFHSDTEAVYDQSWDPRSFEGEKLASRDGITGAKISLWPDNGRGETENEVAAALWPALRHIAQATWGDPHPDAAYAEFTARGTAVGHAPGWRDLTRVPVANGSYTFRTPGRSFDAEVKRTADGYVTVRTAQGCLEVRGGKLTLNVPLQPGVEAAPQACDAQSTLQRWQLEAVAGGYRLVNAITRMALSVSEDGRLEQYPPDRRTPAVWHLT; encoded by the coding sequence ATGAGGAGACGCTGGCGATCGTCCGGTGTCCTCGCGGCGCTGATGCTGTTGCTCGCGGCGCCGGTGCCGGCGCTCGCGGAGGGCGACCAGGAGACGCCGGTCACGGTGCCGGCGCTGGCCGACTGGACGCCGTCATCCGGCAGTTACACGTACGGGCGCTCCGCCCGTCTGGTGGCCGACAGCGAGGGCGAACGGCGGGTCGCCGGCACCCTGGCCGACGACCTGAACGACGCCGGACACGGCAGGGTTCCCGTGGTGCGCGGCGGCGCCCGGCCCGGTGACATCGTTATCGACGTCCAGCCCTCCCGGACCTCCCTCGGCGCGGAGGGCTACCAACTCCGCGCGGACAAGCGGCTCTCGGTCACCGCGGCGACCGAGACCGGCGCCTTCTACGGCACCCGCACCCTCCTCCAGCTCCTCGCCCGGGGCGACCGGATTCCGGCCGGCCACACGGTCGACATTCCGCGCTACAAGGAGCGGGGCGTGGGCGTCTGCGCCTGCTACATCAACATCTCCATGCCATGGCTGGAGAACCTGGTCCGCGAGATGGCGTACCACAAGCTCAACCAGCTGCTCCTCGAACTGAAGGTGAAGAGCGAGGCCCACCCCGAGGCCAACACCTGGGGCTACTACACCAAGGACGAGATCCGCCGCCTGGTCGCCCTCGGCAAGCGGTACCACGTCGAGATCATCCCCGAGATCAACTCCCCGGGGCACATGGACCCGTGGATCGAGAACCGCCCGGATCTCCAGCTCACCGACTCCGACGGCAACAAGCAGCCCTCGCGCCTCGACATCACCCGGCCGGAGTCCTTCGCCTACTACACGAGCCTGATCGACGAGTACGCCGAGGTCTTCCCCGCCACTTCCTGGCACATGGGAGCCGACGAGTACATGCTCGGCTCCGACTTCGCCAAGTACCCGCAGATCCTGAAGTACGCGCAGGACAAGTACGGCCCGGACGCCACGCCGCAGGACGCTTTCATCGACTTCGTCAACCGCGTGCATGCCTACGCGGGGGACAAGGGCAAGAAGCTGCGCATCTGGAACGACGGGCTCACCGGTGCCAACACCGTCCCGGTGACCGCCGGAACGACGGTCGAGCACTGGCTGAACGTGGCGGTGAAGCCGAGTCAACTCCGGCACCGGGGCTATCCGTTGATGAACGCGGCCTACGCCCTCTACCTGGTCCGCGGCGGCTTCCACAGCGACACCGAGGCGGTGTACGACCAGAGCTGGGACCCGCGCAGCTTCGAGGGGGAGAAGCTGGCCTCCCGTGACGGGATCACCGGCGCGAAGATCAGCCTGTGGCCCGACAACGGACGCGGCGAGACCGAGAACGAGGTCGCCGCTGCCCTGTGGCCCGCGCTTCGGCACATCGCCCAGGCAACGTGGGGCGACCCCCATCCCGACGCCGCCTACGCCGAGTTCACGGCACGCGGCACGGCCGTCGGGCACGCGCCGGGGTGGCGGGACCTGACGCGGGTGCCGGTCGCGAATGGGTCGTACACCTTCCGGACGCCCGGCCGGTCGTTCGACGCCGAAGTGAAGCGCACCGCCGACGGCTACGTGACCGTGCGGACCGCGCAGGGCTGCCTCGAGGTGCGCGGCGGGAAGCTCACGCTGAACGTGCCGCTGCAGCCCGGAGTGGAGGCGGCGCCTCAAGCGTGCGATGCGCAAAGCACCCTGCAGCGCTGGCAGTTGGAAGCCGTGGCAGGTGGCTACCGGCTCGTCAACGCCATCACGCGCATGGCGCTGAGCGTGAGTGAGGACGGCCGGCTCGAGCAGTACCCGCCGGACCGGCGCACGCCCGCCGTCTGGCACCTGACCTGA
- a CDS encoding amidase codes for MTNWVGRTAAEIAAAVREKQATPREVVAEHLARIERLDGRVGAFRVVRAEAALAEADEVGSRADLAELPLAGVPVAVKDNLAVRGESKRIGSAATPDTPADDDHVTVARLRAAGAVVVGLTNVPELCVFGTTEGVHGTARNPWDTSRTAGGSSGGSAAAVAAGMVPIALGNDGMGSLRIPAANCGLVTIKPGTGVVPAGVSDGDWFGMSENGPLATTVEDARLMLSVLADTEVVGPRAPGTHRIAVSLRSPLAGVTISKPYATAARDAAGLLIKAGHQVRRADPPYPMSLGVTSLTHWTAGTAVDAQGLDPRQLTRRTRVHAAVGKRFVNRVRVGESRQQLRRRLEPFFAEYDVLLTPALARRSPKSEPWHERGWLRNILANTNYSPLTPPWNLTGWPAMSIPFGTLPSGAPCAIQLVGRPGAEAELLALAERIQELRPWQRTAPLD; via the coding sequence GTGACCAACTGGGTCGGCCGGACCGCCGCCGAGATCGCCGCCGCCGTACGCGAGAAGCAGGCCACGCCCCGTGAGGTGGTGGCCGAGCACCTGGCCCGTATCGAGCGGCTGGACGGCCGCGTCGGCGCCTTCCGGGTGGTCCGGGCCGAGGCGGCGCTCGCCGAGGCCGACGAGGTCGGCTCGCGCGCCGATCTCGCCGAACTGCCCCTGGCGGGCGTGCCGGTGGCCGTCAAGGACAACCTCGCGGTGCGCGGCGAGTCCAAGCGCATCGGCTCCGCGGCCACGCCGGACACCCCGGCCGACGACGACCACGTCACCGTCGCCCGGCTGCGGGCCGCCGGCGCGGTCGTCGTGGGGCTGACGAACGTGCCGGAGCTGTGTGTCTTCGGCACCACGGAGGGCGTGCACGGCACCGCCCGCAACCCGTGGGACACCTCGCGCACGGCAGGCGGGTCGTCCGGCGGCAGCGCTGCCGCGGTCGCCGCGGGCATGGTGCCGATCGCCCTCGGCAACGACGGCATGGGCTCCCTGCGCATACCGGCGGCCAACTGCGGCCTGGTCACCATCAAGCCCGGCACCGGAGTGGTCCCGGCCGGCGTCAGTGACGGCGACTGGTTCGGCATGTCGGAGAACGGCCCGCTGGCCACGACGGTCGAGGACGCGCGCCTGATGCTGTCGGTCCTCGCGGACACCGAGGTCGTGGGCCCTCGGGCGCCCGGCACGCACAGGATCGCCGTGTCCCTGCGCAGCCCGCTCGCCGGGGTCACCATCAGCAAGCCGTACGCGACCGCCGCACGCGACGCCGCCGGGCTGCTGATCAAGGCGGGTCACCAGGTACGGCGCGCCGACCCGCCGTATCCCATGTCGCTGGGGGTCACTTCCCTGACCCACTGGACGGCGGGCACGGCGGTGGACGCGCAGGGCCTCGACCCGCGGCAGCTCACCCGCCGGACCCGGGTCCACGCCGCTGTCGGCAAGCGCTTCGTCAACCGGGTGCGGGTCGGCGAGAGCCGACAGCAGCTGCGCCGGCGGCTGGAGCCGTTCTTCGCCGAGTACGACGTCCTGCTCACCCCGGCCCTGGCCCGCCGCTCCCCCAAGTCCGAGCCCTGGCACGAGCGGGGCTGGCTGCGCAACATCTTGGCCAACACCAACTACTCGCCGCTGACCCCGCCGTGGAACCTCACCGGCTGGCCCGCGATGTCGATCCCGTTCGGCACACTGCCCTCCGGCGCGCCCTGCGCCATACAGCTGGTCGGACGTCCCGGGGCGGAGGCGGAGCTGCTGGCGTTGGCGGAGCGGATCCAGGAGCTGCGTCCGTGGCAGCGGACGGCGCCGCTCGACTAG
- a CDS encoding GDSL-type esterase/lipase family protein: MDTPHDWITTPVSAELLRGALDVERTEHGVLPHRLPAWARAQNTDEQLAMAESQPSGVRLAFRTRATAVELEALRTKRCYVGAPPRPDGVYDLIVDGRRAGQGSVTGGNVVTVDMMAGTSEDRPGPAGTVRFTGLPDGDKDVEIWLPHNETTELIDLRTDAPVEPARDPGRRVWLHHGSSISHGSDAASPTGIWPALAATLGGVELINLGLAGSALLDPFTARAIRDTTADVISVKIGINLVNMDLMRLRAFGPAVHGFLDTIREGHPTTPLLVVSPILCPIHEDTPGPCAPDFSGLSRGRLKFVAMGDPAERASGKLTLGVIRDELSRIVKQRAADDPNLHYLDGRDLYGEADSAELPLPDDLHPDATTHRRIGERFAQRAFTGDGPFAAAASQGGAE, encoded by the coding sequence ATGGACACCCCGCACGACTGGATCACCACGCCCGTCTCCGCCGAACTTCTGCGCGGCGCCCTCGACGTCGAACGCACCGAGCACGGCGTGCTGCCGCACCGGCTGCCCGCGTGGGCACGCGCCCAGAACACCGACGAGCAGCTGGCCATGGCCGAGTCACAGCCCTCCGGGGTACGGCTCGCATTCCGCACCCGTGCCACCGCCGTCGAACTGGAGGCACTGCGCACCAAGCGCTGCTACGTGGGTGCCCCGCCCCGCCCGGACGGCGTGTACGACCTGATCGTCGACGGCCGCCGTGCCGGACAGGGCAGCGTGACCGGCGGCAACGTCGTGACCGTCGACATGATGGCCGGGACCTCCGAGGACCGGCCCGGCCCCGCCGGCACCGTCCGCTTCACCGGGCTGCCCGACGGCGACAAGGACGTCGAGATCTGGCTGCCGCACAACGAGACCACCGAACTGATCGACCTGCGCACGGACGCCCCCGTCGAGCCCGCGCGCGATCCGGGCCGCAGGGTCTGGCTGCACCACGGCAGTTCGATCAGTCACGGCTCCGACGCGGCGAGCCCCACCGGCATCTGGCCCGCGCTCGCGGCCACCCTCGGCGGCGTGGAGCTGATCAACCTGGGGCTGGCCGGCAGCGCTCTGCTCGACCCGTTCACCGCCCGCGCCATACGGGACACCACGGCCGACGTCATCAGCGTCAAGATCGGTATCAACCTGGTCAACATGGACCTGATGCGGCTGCGTGCCTTCGGCCCCGCGGTCCACGGCTTCCTCGACACCATCCGTGAAGGGCACCCGACGACACCGCTGCTGGTCGTGTCGCCGATCCTGTGCCCGATCCACGAGGACACACCGGGCCCCTGCGCCCCCGACTTCAGCGGCCTCAGCCGAGGCCGACTGAAGTTCGTCGCCATGGGAGACCCGGCGGAACGCGCGAGCGGCAAGCTGACGCTGGGCGTGATCCGGGACGAGCTGTCCCGCATCGTGAAGCAGCGGGCGGCCGACGATCCGAACCTGCACTACCTCGACGGCCGCGACCTCTACGGCGAGGCCGACTCCGCCGAGCTGCCCCTGCCCGACGACCTCCACCCCGACGCCACCACCCACCGCCGCATCGGCGAACGCTTCGCGCAGCGGGCATTCACCGGCGACGGGCCCTTCGCGGCGGCGGCCTCACAGGGTGGCGCCGAATAG
- a CDS encoding TetR/AcrR family transcriptional regulator: MARVGLTAERLVRAGAELADEVGFEQVTVSELARRFDVKVASLYSHMRNSADLKTRIALFALEELADRAADAIAGRAGKDALVAFANVYRDYERDHPGRSAAARMRLDPETAAASAGVRHAQMTRAILRGYHLTEPDATHAVRLLGSVFHGYSSLESAGGFSHSAPDSEETWSRILDALDALLRNWPTAPTPDRQAEDTGPEQGR; this comes from the coding sequence ATGGCACGCGTAGGGCTGACCGCGGAACGTCTGGTCCGGGCAGGCGCGGAGCTCGCCGACGAGGTCGGCTTCGAGCAGGTGACCGTGTCCGAGCTGGCCAGGCGGTTCGACGTCAAGGTCGCGAGCCTGTACTCGCACATGAGGAACTCAGCCGACCTCAAGACACGGATCGCCCTGTTCGCGCTGGAGGAGCTGGCCGACCGGGCCGCCGACGCCATCGCGGGACGGGCCGGCAAGGACGCCCTGGTCGCCTTCGCGAACGTATACCGCGACTACGAGCGCGATCACCCCGGCCGCTCCGCCGCAGCGCGTATGCGACTCGACCCCGAGACGGCCGCCGCCAGTGCGGGCGTCCGGCATGCGCAGATGACCCGGGCGATCCTGCGCGGCTACCACCTGACGGAGCCGGACGCGACACACGCCGTACGGCTGCTGGGCAGCGTCTTCCACGGCTACTCCAGCCTGGAGTCGGCAGGCGGCTTCAGTCACAGCGCCCCCGACTCCGAGGAGACCTGGTCCCGGATCCTCGACGCCCTCGACGCCCTGCTGCGCAACTGGCCGACCGCGCCCACCCCTGATCGACAGGCCGAGGACACCGGCCCGGAACAAGGACGCTGA
- a CDS encoding GNAT family N-acetyltransferase — protein MLIREAAADDWPRIWSFWHRIVAAGETYAWDPDTSEADARALWLNPAKRVYVVEDDAGAVVASAFVTPNYGGPAARIANAGFMVDPDHGGRGIGRLLAEHILAAAKADGYRGMVFNAVVETNPAVRLWTSLGFTILGTVPDAFDHPRHGRVGLHIMYRAL, from the coding sequence ATGCTGATCAGAGAAGCCGCGGCCGACGACTGGCCGCGGATTTGGTCTTTCTGGCACCGGATCGTGGCCGCCGGTGAGACCTACGCATGGGATCCGGACACCTCCGAGGCCGACGCCCGGGCCTTGTGGCTGAACCCCGCCAAACGCGTCTACGTCGTCGAGGACGACGCCGGAGCCGTCGTCGCCTCCGCCTTCGTCACCCCCAACTACGGTGGCCCCGCAGCCCGTATCGCCAACGCCGGCTTCATGGTCGACCCCGATCACGGCGGCCGCGGCATCGGCCGCCTTCTCGCCGAGCACATCCTGGCCGCGGCCAAGGCCGATGGCTATCGGGGCATGGTCTTCAACGCCGTTGTCGAGACCAACCCGGCCGTGCGCCTGTGGACCTCGCTCGGCTTCACGATTCTCGGCACGGTTCCGGACGCGTTCGACCATCCCCGGCACGGTCGTGTGGGGCTGCACATCATGTACAGGGCGCTTTAG
- a CDS encoding SDR family oxidoreductase yields MTSSHGLEGRAAMVTGGTRGIGLAVARHLAAAGARVCVTARDADEVRRTAAELGGIGLAGSVADPAHLREVTRATLRAFGRLDILVNNAATNQPFGPLMDADPDAWRAAFIVNVEAALRLVQWAWRAWMREHGGSVINICTEGAGHVGPGVGAYGTSKAALLHLTQQLAGELGPGVRVNSVSPGLVRTEMARFVWEPGEREVASGLPLGRIGEPDDVAQAVLWLASDAAQWITGADLLVDGGTSVRAAHRPAPATAHHLPGA; encoded by the coding sequence ATGACGTCGTCGCACGGTCTCGAGGGCAGGGCCGCCATGGTCACCGGCGGCACGCGTGGCATCGGACTCGCCGTCGCCCGGCACCTGGCCGCGGCCGGGGCGCGGGTCTGCGTGACCGCGCGGGACGCGGACGAGGTGCGCAGGACGGCCGCCGAGCTGGGCGGCATCGGGCTGGCCGGGAGCGTGGCGGACCCCGCGCACCTGCGGGAGGTCACGCGGGCCACCCTGCGCGCGTTCGGCCGGCTGGACATCCTCGTCAACAACGCGGCGACCAACCAGCCGTTCGGGCCGCTCATGGACGCCGACCCGGACGCCTGGCGCGCGGCCTTCATCGTGAACGTCGAGGCCGCGCTCCGGTTGGTGCAGTGGGCGTGGCGGGCCTGGATGCGGGAGCACGGCGGGTCGGTGATCAACATCTGCACGGAGGGCGCCGGGCACGTGGGCCCCGGCGTCGGGGCCTACGGCACCAGCAAGGCCGCGCTCCTGCACCTCACCCAGCAGCTCGCGGGCGAGCTGGGCCCGGGGGTGCGGGTGAACTCCGTCTCCCCCGGCCTCGTACGGACCGAGATGGCGCGGTTCGTGTGGGAGCCGGGCGAGCGGGAGGTCGCGAGCGGGCTGCCACTGGGCCGCATCGGGGAGCCTGACGACGTCGCACAGGCGGTGCTGTGGCTGGCGTCGGACGCGGCCCAGTGGATAACGGGAGCCGACCTACTGGTGGACGGCGGCACGAGTGTGCGAGCAGCGCACCGGCCGGCCCCGGCGACCGCTCACCACTTGCCGGGCGCGTAG
- a CDS encoding SDR family NAD(P)-dependent oxidoreductase: MTVTEEGPAATDEVVHEPGDQVVYGPGIDPERLAVCLSVLDELDKLEVDHPDAIAVRRATAGVYRTVKQRRRQERRAAKTAHDKAVTEATATGSAQRIDDETEGILPSSATEEGRIAGILQRPRSCYTCKTRYVEVDYFYHQLCPDCAALNRIKRDVRADLTGKRALLTGGRAKIGMYIALRLLRDGAHTTITTRFPKDAIRRFKAMDDSADWMHRLEVVGIDLRDPAQAVALADQVAEAGALDILVNNATQTVRRLPSAYAALVDGESAPLPAGELPAHHVIGAFGSGAVDGLASLPAGISGIDAQQVADLALVAGNASVARHLDGTAIDAGGLVPDVVDSNTWVQTIEQISPVELLETQLCNYTAPFILISKLRPAMADAARKATSGRAYIVNVSAMEGVFGRGYKGAGHPNTNAAKAAMNMVTRTSAQEMFQSDGILMTSVDTGWITDERPHFDKLRLAEEGFHAPLDLVDGAARVYDPVVRGEAGEDVYGVFLKDYAPGKW, encoded by the coding sequence ATGACGGTGACAGAGGAAGGCCCGGCGGCCACGGACGAGGTCGTGCACGAGCCCGGTGACCAGGTCGTGTACGGCCCCGGCATCGACCCGGAGCGGCTCGCCGTGTGCCTGAGCGTGCTGGACGAGCTCGACAAGCTGGAGGTCGACCACCCCGACGCGATCGCCGTGCGCCGGGCCACCGCCGGCGTCTACCGCACCGTCAAGCAGCGCCGCCGCCAGGAGCGCCGGGCCGCCAAGACCGCCCACGACAAGGCGGTCACGGAGGCCACGGCGACCGGCTCCGCCCAGCGCATCGACGACGAGACCGAGGGCATCCTGCCGTCGTCGGCGACCGAGGAGGGCAGGATCGCCGGGATACTCCAGCGCCCGCGCTCCTGCTACACCTGCAAGACCCGGTACGTGGAAGTCGACTACTTCTACCACCAGCTCTGTCCCGACTGCGCCGCCCTGAACCGGATCAAGCGCGACGTCCGCGCCGACCTCACCGGCAAGCGAGCCCTGCTCACCGGCGGCCGCGCCAAGATCGGCATGTACATCGCGCTGCGGCTGCTGCGGGACGGTGCGCACACGACGATCACCACGCGCTTCCCGAAGGACGCCATCCGCCGTTTCAAGGCCATGGACGACTCCGCGGACTGGATGCACCGCCTGGAGGTCGTCGGTATCGACCTGCGCGACCCCGCCCAGGCCGTCGCCCTCGCCGACCAGGTCGCCGAGGCGGGCGCCCTCGACATCCTCGTCAACAACGCGACGCAGACCGTACGCCGACTGCCCTCCGCCTACGCCGCCCTGGTCGACGGCGAGAGCGCCCCGCTGCCCGCCGGTGAACTGCCCGCCCACCACGTCATCGGCGCCTTCGGCTCCGGCGCGGTCGACGGACTGGCCTCCCTGCCCGCCGGCATCTCCGGCATCGACGCACAGCAGGTCGCCGACCTCGCCCTGGTCGCGGGCAACGCCAGCGTGGCCCGGCATCTCGACGGCACCGCCATCGACGCCGGCGGCCTGGTTCCCGACGTCGTGGACAGCAACACCTGGGTGCAGACCATCGAGCAGATCTCCCCGGTGGAGCTCCTCGAAACCCAGCTGTGCAACTATACGGCGCCGTTCATCCTGATCAGCAAGCTGCGGCCGGCCATGGCGGACGCGGCGCGGAAGGCGACCAGCGGACGCGCGTACATCGTGAACGTCTCCGCGATGGAAGGCGTCTTCGGGCGCGGCTACAAGGGTGCGGGGCACCCGAACACGAACGCCGCCAAGGCCGCCATGAACATGGTCACGCGGACCAGTGCGCAGGAGATGTTCCAGAGCGACGGCATCCTCATGACCTCGGTCGACACGGGCTGGATCACCGACGAGCGCCCGCACTTCGACAAGCTGCGCCTCGCCGAGGAGGGCTTCCACGCGCCGCTGGACCTGGTCGACGGCGCGGCTCGGGTCTACGACCCGGTCGTGCGGGGCGAGGCGGGCGAGGACGTGTACGGGGTCTTCCTGAAGGACTACGCGCCCGGCAAGTGGTGA